From Antedon mediterranea chromosome 9, ecAntMedi1.1, whole genome shotgun sequence, a single genomic window includes:
- the LOC140059103 gene encoding uncharacterized protein encodes MGLSQTKYQQAEDMASGGDGFRPAKRRTRASSCRTTRVSMGLIERKPISVRPRRKSESETESEVTFKKDNNYSTFCSDVIRHSKRTIRSMTRSDDHLSGIEEERSMLKKITTLTEELHKNEEEISVLYDCLKKKEEDLQVAKLEMTETIQAQTEEITHLQKQAGKLDDAHIPQCFISDGQELEALTQTKSLSRGKGSFASCVPFIYRGTQVCVKSFFAGKGGITYEEAEKNMLHEASILLTLKDNAGLPKLILVVMESANKLINSTSLVLSYHGMDGQSTTLQRILDNPRVYELSDDVWLKMAVKLCNVLQAIHDSGIIHADLKSENVIIDNNYQPVIIDFGRSCLDSCARYEQTILDPEKYDWIAPEVCFRVEPHSFESDIFSLGTLLLDINNQARVNSDKLSSAAHLCHHRAKFRPKIAKVRNQITKNNQRLMCQVRKCRFSTV; translated from the exons ATGGGCTTAAGTCAAACCAAGTATCAGCAGGCTGAAGACATGGCATCTGGTGGTGATGGGTTTAGACCTGCTAAAAGACGCACTAGAGCGTCTTCTTGCAGAACAACTCGTGTTTCAATGGGTCTGATTGAAAGGAAGCCTATTTCTGTCAG ACCCAGAAGGAAGTCAGAATCTGAAACGGAATCAGAAGTGACGTTTAAGAAAGAtaacaattacagtacattctGTTCTGATGTGATAAGACACAGTAAAAGGACCATTAGAAGTATGACGAGATCTGACGACCATCTGTCAGGAATCGAGGAGGAACGAAGCATGCTGAAGAAAATTACAACACTGACAGAAGAACTGCATAAAAATGAAGAAGAAATTAGTGTTCTTTATGACTGCTTAAAGAAAAAGGAAGAGGATTTACAAGTGGCAAAGTTAGAAATGACAGAAACAATTCAGGCTCAGACTGAAGAAATTACTCATCTTCAAAAACAGGCGGGTAAACTGGACGATGCTCATATCCCACAATGCTTTATTTCTGATGGTCAAGAGCTAGAAGCACTAACGCAAACCAAGAGTTTATCTCGCGGTAAAGGAAGCTTCGCAAGTTGCGTACCATTCATCTACCGTGGCACTCAGGTTTGCGTCAAATCATTTTTTGCTGGAAAGGGGGGAATAACGTATGAAGAAGCGGAAAAAAACATGCTTCACGAAGCGTCTATCTTACTAACATTGAAAGATAACGCAGGACTTCCAAAGCTCATTCTTGTAGTGATGGAGTCCGCAAACAAGTTGATAAATTCTACTAGTCTCGTACTTAGTTACCATGGAATGGACGGACAGTCCACCACACTACAACGAATTCTTGATAACCCTAGAGTGTATGAGTTGTCGGATGACGTATGGTTGAAGATGGCTGTCAAGTTGTGCAATGTGTTGCAAGCCATTCACGATAGCGGAATCATTCACGCCGATTTGAAATCTGAAAACGTTATCATAGACAACAACTATCAGCcagtaataattgattttggTAGATCATGTTTGGACTCGTGCGCTCGCTATGAACAAACGATTTTAGACCCTGAAAAATATGATTGGATTGCGCCTGAGGTATGTTTCCGTGTCGAGCCGCACTCATTTGAAAGTGATATTTTTTCGCTTGGTACTCTGCTTTTAGACATAAACAATCAAGCGCGGGTGAATTCCGATAAACTTTCGTCTGCGGCTCACCTTTGTCACCACCGTGCCAAATTTCGTCCCAAGATTGCGAAAGTCCGAAATCAAATAACGAAAAATAACCAGCGATTAATGTGTCAAGTGCGCAAGTGTCGTTTTTCGACAGTTTAA
- the LOC140059104 gene encoding cornifelin-like: MEQQKDGQHGGYYSNDGFQPQPPGYVQQQPGSGYIQQQPGYQQPVVTQPPVAQTHVHVSSTQYVKLGGNDWSSGLFDCFRDPVSCLGACCCPLCYNCYISDKLGESLCLPCCVPGYLVTLRSVMRTKNNIPGSVMSDCCTTCWCQCCAVTQMSRHHDFVNTVQ; encoded by the exons ATGGAGCAGCAAAAAGACGGACAGCACGGTGGGTATTACAGCAATGATGGTTTTCAACCGCAGCCACCCGGCTACGTACAGCAACAGCCAGGCAGTGGTTACATACAGCAACAGCCGGGTTACCAACAGCCAGTCGTCACCCAGCCTCCTGTTGCACAGACCCATGTGCATGTG TCTTCGACACAGTACGTGAAACTTGGCGGGAACGACTGGTCGTCTGGTTTGTTTGATTGCTTCAGAGATCCCGTTAGTT gtCTTGGTGCGTGTTGTTGTCCGCTTTGTTACAACTGTTATATATCAGATAAGCTCGGAGAATCCTTGTGTTTGCCGTGTTGTGTACCCGGTTACCTAGTCACTTTGAGATCTGTGATGAGAACGAAAAATAATATTCCG GGAAGTGTGATGTCCGATTGCTGCACCACTTGCTGGTGTCAATGTTGCGCTGTGACTCAAATGAGTCGCCATCATGACTTCGTCAACACGGTTCAGTAA
- the LOC140058809 gene encoding uncharacterized protein isoform X1 codes for MDDDVSTYSHYDPLFLRFCYFVKMYSHKVGPLYPEEELGDISGDIYPNETLDNREFVSDVSMKQPSAPPMKQPSVPTMQQPYVPMQQTHVPMQQPSVFSVQHPGVPIQQPSVVVQQPILTQPTVAAPGIIVQSSPQYVNSADGNWSSGLFDCCKDPVSCFGAFCCCCLYSCYLSDKLGEFFGLPCCLPGPYFITALRTKLRTKHNISGSVLSDCLTTSCFPICAMAQLSRHQDAASTNQIVRV; via the exons ATGGACGATGATGTATCCACTTACTCTCATTATGATCCTCTGTTTCTAAggttttgttattttgtgaaaATGTACTCTCATAAAGTCGGACCATTATACCCTGAGGAAGAGCTTGGCGACATCAGTGGTGACATCTACCCTAATGAAACACTCGACAATAGAGAGTTCGTGTCAGATGTCTCCATGAAACAACCAAGTGCCCCTCCTATGAAACAGCCTAGTGTTCCTACTATGCAACAGCCATACGTTCCTATGCAACAGACACACGTTCCTATGCAACAGCCAAGTGTTTTTTCCGTACAACATCCGGGTGTTCCCATACAACAGCCAAGTGTTGTAGTGCAACAACCTATCCTCACCCAGCCTACTGTTGCTGCACCGGGGATAATTGTTCAG TCTTCACCGCAGTATGTCAATTCAGCGGATGGAAATTGGTCTTCTGGCTTATTCGATTGCTGCAAAGATCCTGTTAGTT GTTTTGGTGCGTTCTGTTGCTGTTGCTTATACAGCTGTTATTTATCAGATAAGCTTGGCGAATTCTTTGGTTTGCCATGCTGTCTGCCTGGGCCTTACTTTATAACAGCCTTGAGAACAAAATTGAGAACTAagcataacatttcg GGAAGTGTGTTGTCGGACTGTCTCACCACTAGCTGTTTTCCAATATGCGCTATGGCGCAATTGAGTCGTCATCAGGATGCCGCCtcaaccaatcaaatagttCGAGTGTAA
- the LOC140058809 gene encoding uncharacterized protein isoform X2, whose protein sequence is MYSHKVGPLYPEEELGDISGDIYPNETLDNREFVSDVSMKQPSAPPMKQPSVPTMQQPYVPMQQTHVPMQQPSVFSVQHPGVPIQQPSVVVQQPILTQPTVAAPGIIVQSSPQYVNSADGNWSSGLFDCCKDPVSCFGAFCCCCLYSCYLSDKLGEFFGLPCCLPGPYFITALRTKLRTKHNISGSVLSDCLTTSCFPICAMAQLSRHQDAASTNQIVRV, encoded by the exons ATGTACTCTCATAAAGTCGGACCATTATACCCTGAGGAAGAGCTTGGCGACATCAGTGGTGACATCTACCCTAATGAAACACTCGACAATAGAGAGTTCGTGTCAGATGTCTCCATGAAACAACCAAGTGCCCCTCCTATGAAACAGCCTAGTGTTCCTACTATGCAACAGCCATACGTTCCTATGCAACAGACACACGTTCCTATGCAACAGCCAAGTGTTTTTTCCGTACAACATCCGGGTGTTCCCATACAACAGCCAAGTGTTGTAGTGCAACAACCTATCCTCACCCAGCCTACTGTTGCTGCACCGGGGATAATTGTTCAG TCTTCACCGCAGTATGTCAATTCAGCGGATGGAAATTGGTCTTCTGGCTTATTCGATTGCTGCAAAGATCCTGTTAGTT GTTTTGGTGCGTTCTGTTGCTGTTGCTTATACAGCTGTTATTTATCAGATAAGCTTGGCGAATTCTTTGGTTTGCCATGCTGTCTGCCTGGGCCTTACTTTATAACAGCCTTGAGAACAAAATTGAGAACTAagcataacatttcg GGAAGTGTGTTGTCGGACTGTCTCACCACTAGCTGTTTTCCAATATGCGCTATGGCGCAATTGAGTCGTCATCAGGATGCCGCCtcaaccaatcaaatagttCGAGTGTAA
- the LOC140058811 gene encoding cornifelin homolog B-like has translation MDNKVGPLPDETCVGDSSYVQPPPIQQPPLFHQPPPIQQLPPIQQQPIVVTSQPVASTHIVTHVSATNAGTGAWSSGLFDCLKDPVSCFGALCCPCLYRCYIADKLGEFFCLPCCLPSSYLTTLRTMVRTKYNIPGSVITDCCTVCWCACCVLTQLSRHHDFATKNKIVMQMQ, from the exons atggacaacaaagtTGGACCTCTCCCTGATGAGACGTGTGTTGGTGATAGTAGCTACGTGCAGCCGCCGCCCATTCAACAGCCGCCGCTCTTTCACCAACCGCCGCCCATTCAACAACTGCCGCCCATTCAACAGCAGCCAATAGTTGTCACCAGCCAACCTGTAGCATCAACGCATATAGTAACACATGTG AGCGCAACAAACGCTGGAACGGGTGCCTGGTCGTCGGGTTTGTTCGATTGTCTCAAAGATCCGGTTAGTT GTTTTGGTGCGCTGTGCTGTCCGTGTTTATATCGCTGTTATATAGCTGATAAACTTGGAGAATTCTTTTGTTTGCCATGTTGTCTGCCTTCTAGCTACCTAACAACGTTAAGAACTATGGTGAGAACCAAGTATAACATTCCG GGAAGTGTGATTACTGACTGTTGCACCGTTTGCTggtgtgcatgttgcgttttgACGCAATTGAGTCGTCATCATGATTTCGCTACCAAGAATAAAATAGTTATGCAGATGCAGTAA
- the LOC140058810 gene encoding solute carrier family 23 member 2-like: MTCLYIHIDCTYWFTVDSDCIYRQHVEMGSLQMEDIESSIASSTTNNTSPLSTKPIDIIYGLNDRPAWPTTFGLAFQHFLMLFSGCMVIPFIFAPSLCIEDNLLAQCYLISTVLFVSGLSTIIQTGLGVRLPIAQGGAFSYIVPALAICNMHGECPVPEYRNETADSDYLDQPEWKKRLLEVQGAIIVTSFIQVFAGAFGLIGLLQRYFTPIVITPTIGLIGLSLFKNASESAGQHWGVSIITIFCIILFSQYLRNVTVPINCLPGAANSSRVSLFRLFPVIFGIAFGWFVSFILTAAGALPETPDGYGYAARTDVRLSILSESPWFRVPYPFQWGIPTVTVPGIIGMTIATFTSVVESVGDYYACARLSGAPPVPAHAMNRGIAIEGIGCLIDGFIGSGAGTTSYSQNIGAIGITKVASRSVTQVAAVIMLILAVFGKFGAVFICIPTPVIGAAITVLFGMIVGAGLSNLQFIDLNSSRNNFIIGFSFFFGLAVPQWLSSNAGIIDTGVTELDQAIQILLSTNMFVGGFTALVLDNTVPGTAEERGIYKWQIVKRDITSSDDKTDSPNMDTSYDLPFGMAYIRRSKVCSYLPFSPTFGDYKKL, translated from the exons ATGACGTGCTTGTATATACACATTGACTGTACTTACTGGTTCACTGTCGATTCGGATTGTATCTATCGGCAACACGTTGAAATGGGTTCCTTACAGATGGAGGATATAGAAAGTAGTATTGCAAGTAGTACCACTAATAATACATCCCCCCTATCAACAAAACCTATTGATATCATTTACGGATTAAATGACCGTCCGGCATGGCCGACTACTTTTGGACTTGCTTTTCAG CACTTCTTGATGTTATTTAGTGGTTGTATGGTGATCCCGTTCATTTTCGCACCTTCATTGTGCATTGAAGACAATCTATTAGCTCAATGCTACCTAATCAGCACTGTGTTATTCGTGTCTGGCTTGTCGACCATTATTCAAACTGGACTTGGTGTAAG gTTACCAATTGCACAAGGCGGTGCTTTTTCCTATATTGTACCGGCTCTGGCTATCTGCAATATGCACGGAGAATGTCCCGTACCGGAATATC gcAATGAGACAGCTGATAGTGACTATTTAGATCAACCCGAATGGAAAAAGAGATTATTGGAG GTTCAAGGGGCCATtattgtgacgtcatttatCCAGGTGTTCGCAGGTGCGTTCGGCCTCATCGGTCTTCTTCAGCGTTACTTCACGCCAATTGTTATCACACCGACAATTGGGCTGATTGGACTCTCATTGTTTAAGAATGCTTCAGAGTCGGCTGGGCAGCACTGGGGAGTCTCTATAAT aaCCATATTCTGTATAATTCTATTTTCTCAATATCTACGGAATGTGACTGTTCCTATTAACTGTCTTCCTGGTGCGGCTAATTCCTCAAGAGTTTCGCTCTTCAGACTTTTTCCT GTTATTTTTGGAATTGCTTTTGGTTGGTTTGTGTCTTTTATTCTCACGGCCGCCGGTGCTCTACCTGAAACGCCCGATGGATATGGGTACGCAGCTAGGACTGACGTCAGACTAAGTATTCTTTCAGAATCTCCTTGGTTTCGTGTACCCTACCCAT TTCAATGGGGAATCCCAACAGTAACCGTACCGGGCATCATAGGAATGACTATTGCAACTTTTACTTCGGTTGTTGAATCAGTTGGTGACTACTACGCATGCGCACGTCTTTCGGGCGCGCCACCCGTACCAGCTCATGCAATGAATCGTGGGATAGCAATAGAAGGGATAGGTTGTTTGATTGATGGTTTTATTGGCAGTGGTGCTGGGACTACGTCATACAGCCAAAATATCGGAGCAATCGGAATTACAAAG GTTGCAAGTCGTTCAGTTACCCAGGTAGCCGCTGTTATTATGTTGATTCTTGCGGTTTTCGGGAAATTTGGTGCCGTATTCATATGTATCCCAACCCCTGTCATTGGTGCAGCAATCACGGTTCTATTCG GAATGATAGTTGGTGCTGGTCTGTCCAATCTCCAGTTCATCGATTTAAACTCCTCTCGCAATAACTTTATCATCGGGTTTTCTTTCTTCTTTGGACTTGCTGTCCCACAGTGGCTTTCATCTAATGCCGGCATCATTGatacag gtGTTACCGAGTTGGATCAAGCTATTCAAATATTACTTTCTACAAATATGTTTGTTGGTGGATTCACTGCCCTTGTCTTAGATAACACTGTTCCAG gCACAGCAGAAGAACGAGGCATATATAAATGGCAGATAGTTAAACGAGATATTACGTCATCAGATGACAAAACAGATTCACCAAATATGGACACGAGTTATGACCTGCCGTTTGGAATGGCGTATATCCGACGATCAAAAGTCTGTAGTTACCTACCGTTCAGTCCTACATTTGGCGATTACAAAAAGTTGTAA